A genomic segment from Klebsiella africana encodes:
- a CDS encoding efflux RND transporter periplasmic adaptor subunit, whose amino-acid sequence MKKLKYLSTLLVAAIALIAAWLLWSFYTQSPWTRDGKVRAEQVGITPQVSGSILQLNVTDNQRVKAGEVLFTIDDTPYRIAVLNAQAQLAKAQAEVAKAQAEQSKAASEARRRRSLSQNAISAEDLENVNTALNTATTTLAAARAGVGVTEAALKHAQWQLSQTVVKAPVDGWVTNLSTRVGDYATTGHPVFALVDSHSFYVLGYFEETKLRHIRIGDPAQIILYSNQQTLQGHVASIGRAIVDQSVEQGTGLVANIKPNIPWVRLAQRVPVRIAFDKLPDDVTLVSGTTCTVSVGGQ is encoded by the coding sequence ATGAAAAAATTAAAATATCTCTCAACGCTGTTGGTGGCGGCCATCGCCTTGATTGCCGCATGGTTGTTATGGAGTTTCTACACTCAGTCCCCCTGGACCCGCGACGGTAAAGTCCGCGCCGAGCAGGTTGGGATCACCCCTCAGGTTTCCGGCAGTATTCTGCAGTTGAACGTAACCGATAACCAACGGGTCAAGGCCGGGGAAGTATTGTTTACCATCGACGACACCCCCTACCGCATCGCGGTGCTGAACGCCCAGGCACAGCTGGCGAAAGCGCAAGCCGAGGTGGCAAAAGCGCAGGCAGAGCAAAGTAAGGCCGCCAGCGAAGCCCGCCGTCGCCGAAGCCTGTCGCAAAATGCTATCTCGGCTGAAGATCTTGAGAACGTCAATACCGCGCTGAACACGGCCACCACCACCCTGGCTGCCGCCAGAGCGGGGGTCGGCGTCACCGAGGCGGCGCTGAAGCATGCGCAGTGGCAGCTCAGCCAGACGGTTGTCAAAGCGCCGGTGGATGGCTGGGTGACCAACCTTTCCACCCGGGTCGGTGATTACGCCACCACCGGCCATCCGGTCTTTGCTTTAGTGGACAGCCACTCATTTTACGTGCTGGGTTACTTCGAAGAGACCAAACTGCGCCACATTCGCATCGGCGATCCGGCGCAAATTATTCTCTACAGCAATCAGCAAACGCTGCAGGGTCATGTCGCCAGTATCGGTCGCGCGATCGTCGACCAAAGCGTGGAACAGGGAACCGGGCTGGTGGCCAATATCAAACCCAACATCCCCTGGGTCCGTCTCGCGCAGCGCGTCCCGGTGCGGATCGCGTTCGATAAGCTGCCAGACGACGTCACGCTGGTTTCCGGGACCACCTGCACCGTCTCGGTCGGCGGACAGTAA
- a CDS encoding DUF1656 domain-containing protein — protein sequence MKLSLNTSGLPLQDLVFGASVYFPPLFKAVLLGFLIWLFLHRQLRDWMYAGDIWHPLLMDLSLFALSVCLALVLLIAW from the coding sequence GTGAAACTGAGTCTTAACACATCCGGATTGCCGCTGCAGGACCTGGTGTTCGGCGCATCCGTCTATTTCCCCCCACTGTTCAAAGCGGTTTTATTAGGTTTTTTAATCTGGTTGTTTTTACATCGCCAGCTGCGTGACTGGATGTATGCAGGCGATATCTGGCACCCACTGCTAATGGATCTTTCCCTGTTCGCGCTTTCGGTCTGTCTGGCCCTGGTGTTACTGATTGCCTGGTGA
- the slyA gene encoding transcriptional regulator SlyA translates to MKLESPLGSDLARLVRVWRALIDHRLKPLELTQTHWVTLHNIHQLPPEQSQIQLAKAIGIEQPSLVRTLDQLEEKGLISRQTCASDRRAKRIKLTEKAEPLINEMEEVIGKTRDEILSGVSKQEVETLLHLIRKLEQNILDLQAKD, encoded by the coding sequence ATGAAATTGGAATCGCCACTTGGTTCTGATCTGGCACGTTTAGTTCGCGTCTGGCGCGCACTAATCGACCATCGCCTGAAACCTCTGGAGTTAACGCAGACCCACTGGGTCACGCTGCATAACATCCACCAGCTGCCGCCTGAGCAGTCGCAGATCCAACTGGCGAAAGCCATTGGTATCGAACAACCATCGCTGGTGCGTACGCTCGATCAACTGGAGGAGAAGGGGCTCATTTCGCGCCAGACCTGCGCAAGCGATCGGCGGGCCAAACGCATCAAACTGACCGAGAAAGCTGAACCGCTGATCAATGAGATGGAAGAGGTGATAGGCAAGACGCGCGACGAGATCCTGTCGGGGGTTTCGAAGCAGGAAGTGGAAACGTTGCTCCACTTAATTCGTAAGCTCGAACAAAATATCCTCGATCTCCAGGCAAAAGATTAA
- a CDS encoding sensor domain-containing diguanylate cyclase yields MLTPANHLTKRLIIYIFICILAGLGIAGLTAFFHSSLSSTSSILFPLLTSFLMVFHITIACFMGMKYWSSKRRLYLTPIAFAFACSALLMLGTLSSYPNWWTCMTTPVVKHNDAVIYYFFRNIMMALSFMSSIILYSFRQRLMHSWHARAITFTACIVFSLTIIILSWLFSSHSPWLNVDFIDDISHTFTPLWQSITGWVLIFIWFITLVLLICLSKLRNIFWYSGAFFCSAYLFTLYQLLSVTGDLDQTWYQARFFETLCTLFLILVLLVDVFILYRESNHKYVNSYQNSIRDPLTRLYNRSFFYDTLNQQLSKVNAQHPLSVLVSDLDHFKRINDNYGHVVGDKVIQFAASVLENHSRVDDAAARIGGEEFALLLVNTGEEDAQSIAERIRIAVSVEQSHLPERMTISMGVYTTRDSSVSAEECVQRADTAMYEAKNSGRNRVVVWRRQGN; encoded by the coding sequence ATGCTCACACCCGCCAATCATCTTACAAAACGACTCATCATTTATATTTTTATTTGTATCTTAGCGGGGTTAGGCATCGCCGGATTAACGGCTTTCTTTCATAGCAGTCTCAGTAGTACTTCTTCAATATTATTTCCTCTGCTCACCAGCTTTTTGATGGTATTTCACATTACTATCGCCTGCTTTATGGGTATGAAGTACTGGAGCAGTAAACGTCGCTTGTATCTGACCCCGATTGCTTTCGCCTTCGCCTGTTCCGCACTTCTTATGCTGGGTACCCTCAGCAGCTATCCGAACTGGTGGACCTGCATGACGACGCCGGTAGTCAAACACAATGACGCCGTTATATATTATTTCTTCCGCAATATAATGATGGCATTATCATTCATGTCATCAATAATTTTGTACTCTTTCCGCCAGCGCTTGATGCATTCGTGGCACGCTCGCGCAATTACATTCACGGCGTGTATTGTATTTTCTTTAACTATTATTATTTTGTCCTGGCTCTTCTCTAGTCACTCACCATGGTTGAACGTCGACTTCATCGATGATATCAGCCATACTTTTACCCCGCTGTGGCAGAGTATTACTGGCTGGGTGCTGATATTCATCTGGTTTATTACATTGGTTTTATTAATCTGCTTGAGCAAATTGCGCAATATATTTTGGTACAGCGGCGCTTTTTTTTGCAGCGCTTATCTCTTTACCCTGTATCAGCTTCTCTCCGTTACGGGGGACCTCGATCAGACCTGGTACCAGGCCCGTTTCTTTGAAACGCTATGCACGCTGTTCCTCATCCTGGTGCTGCTGGTTGATGTTTTCATTCTCTACCGGGAATCGAACCATAAGTACGTCAATTCGTATCAGAACTCGATCCGTGATCCTTTAACTCGTCTCTACAACCGCAGCTTCTTCTACGACACCCTCAATCAGCAGCTTTCGAAGGTCAATGCCCAGCATCCGCTGTCGGTGCTGGTCAGCGACCTCGACCACTTCAAACGCATTAATGATAATTACGGCCACGTGGTGGGTGATAAAGTGATCCAGTTCGCCGCCTCGGTACTGGAGAACCATTCGCGTGTTGACGACGCCGCCGCAAGGATTGGCGGGGAAGAGTTCGCCTTATTGTTGGTCAATACCGGTGAAGAAGATGCGCAGTCGATCGCCGAACGCATCCGCATAGCGGTCAGCGTTGAGCAAAGCCATTTGCCGGAGCGAATGACCATCAGTATGGGCGTGTATACCACACGCGATAGCAGCGTGAGCGCGGAGGAGTGCGTTCAGCGAGCGGATACGGCGATGTACGAAGCAAAAAACAGCGGGCGTAATCGGGTGGTGGTCTGGCGCCGTCAGGGCAATTGA
- the slyB gene encoding outer membrane lipoprotein SlyB, with amino-acid sequence MILRVLAVSMIGFTLAGCVSSSGLSGDVYSASEAKQVQSVTYGTIVHTRAVQIQSGDDSNAIGAIGGAVLGGFLGNTIGGGTGRSLATAAGAVAGGVAGQGVQGAMNKTQGVELEIRKDDGNTIMVVQKQGSTPFSVGQRVAIAGSGSQVTVSPR; translated from the coding sequence ATGATTTTACGTGTTTTGGCTGTATCGATGATTGGTTTTACGCTCGCAGGCTGCGTCAGCAGCAGCGGCCTGTCCGGCGACGTTTATTCCGCATCTGAAGCCAAACAGGTGCAGAGCGTAACTTACGGTACGATTGTCCATACGCGCGCCGTACAGATCCAGAGCGGCGATGACAGCAATGCGATTGGCGCGATTGGCGGTGCTGTGCTGGGCGGGTTCCTCGGGAACACCATCGGCGGTGGTACCGGTCGTTCCCTGGCAACCGCGGCAGGTGCGGTCGCAGGTGGCGTAGCGGGTCAGGGTGTACAGGGTGCGATGAATAAAACGCAGGGTGTTGAGCTGGAAATCCGCAAGGATGATGGCAACACCATTATGGTGGTGCAGAAACAAGGCAGCACGCCGTTCTCTGTCGGCCAGCGAGTGGCGATTGCCGGAAGCGGCAGCCAGGTCACCGTCTCTCCGCGATAA
- the anmK gene encoding anhydro-N-acetylmuramic acid kinase, which produces MRSGRFIGVMSGTSLDGIDVVLAAINENLVAQQASLSWPIPHAIKEEILAICQGQSLTLSQLGRLDTRLGRLFAEAVQALMRQENLKPSDVIAIGCHGQTVWHEPLGDAPHTLQIGDNNQIAAHTGVTVVGDFRRRDMALGGQGAPLVPAFHHALLAHPVERRMVLNIGGIANLSLLVPGQPVRGYDTGPGNMLLDAWIWRQRGKPYDTDAQWASEGKVLLPLLQDMLSDPWFALPAPKSTGREYFNYGWLEKHLARYPGLRGQDVQATLAELTAVTISEQVLLSGGCERLLVCGGGARNPLLMARLAALLPGTEVSTTDEAGISGDDMEALAFAWLAWRTLAGLPGNLPSVTGASEATVLGAIFPANPPQNRS; this is translated from the coding sequence ATGAGATCGGGTCGCTTTATTGGCGTTATGTCAGGTACCAGCCTTGATGGTATTGATGTCGTTTTGGCCGCCATTAACGAAAATTTGGTGGCGCAGCAGGCCAGTCTCAGCTGGCCGATCCCACACGCGATAAAAGAAGAGATCCTCGCCATTTGTCAGGGGCAGTCGCTGACCCTGTCACAGTTGGGGCGTCTGGACACTCGACTGGGACGATTGTTTGCCGAAGCCGTACAGGCATTGATGCGCCAGGAAAATCTCAAACCGTCAGATGTAATTGCCATTGGCTGCCATGGACAGACCGTTTGGCATGAACCGCTTGGCGATGCGCCGCACACGCTGCAAATTGGCGACAACAACCAAATCGCTGCCCATACCGGAGTCACTGTCGTTGGTGATTTTCGTCGCCGTGATATGGCGCTGGGCGGGCAGGGCGCGCCGCTGGTTCCGGCATTTCATCATGCGTTGCTGGCTCATCCGGTTGAGCGACGAATGGTGCTCAATATCGGCGGGATCGCCAACCTCTCGTTGCTGGTACCAGGCCAGCCGGTGCGCGGCTATGATACCGGGCCCGGTAATATGTTGCTTGATGCCTGGATCTGGCGTCAGCGGGGCAAGCCGTACGACACGGATGCACAATGGGCCAGCGAAGGGAAAGTGCTGTTACCGCTACTGCAGGATATGCTGAGCGATCCGTGGTTTGCTTTACCGGCGCCGAAAAGCACCGGTCGTGAATATTTCAATTATGGTTGGCTGGAGAAGCATCTGGCGCGCTATCCGGGGCTGCGCGGACAAGATGTGCAGGCCACGCTGGCAGAATTAACTGCTGTCACCATCAGTGAGCAGGTATTGTTAAGCGGCGGCTGCGAGCGTTTGTTAGTGTGCGGCGGCGGTGCGCGTAACCCGCTGTTGATGGCGCGCCTGGCGGCTCTGCTGCCGGGAACGGAAGTGTCGACCACCGACGAGGCGGGTATCAGCGGCGATGATATGGAAGCCCTGGCCTTCGCCTGGCTTGCCTGGCGCACGCTTGCCGGTCTGCCGGGCAATCTGCCGTCAGTCACGGGAGCCAGTGAAGCTACGGTGCTGGGGGCTATATTTCCCGCTAATCCACCGCAGAATCGGAGTTAA
- the mliC gene encoding C-type lysozyme inhibitor → MKKILIAVVPFMLAGCSYYNQFVERMQTDTLEYQCDQKPLTVHRNNARQQVSFIYDNQQLNLSEGLSASGARYTDGVYVFWSKGDTATVYKRDRIILDNCQLQTAKR, encoded by the coding sequence ATGAAAAAAATTCTTATCGCAGTTGTACCTTTTATGCTGGCGGGCTGTAGCTACTACAACCAGTTCGTTGAGCGGATGCAGACGGACACGCTTGAGTATCAGTGCGACCAGAAACCGTTGACGGTTCATCGCAATAATGCACGCCAACAGGTTAGCTTTATCTATGATAATCAGCAGCTGAATCTGTCTGAGGGGCTGTCGGCCTCCGGCGCGCGCTACACTGATGGCGTCTATGTCTTCTGGTCGAAGGGCGATACCGCTACCGTCTATAAGCGCGACCGCATTATCCTCGATAACTGTCAGCTACAGACTGCCAAACGTTGA
- the pdxH gene encoding pyridoxamine 5'-phosphate oxidase, protein MSDNDELQQIAHLRREYTRGGLRRHDLPAEPLPLFERWLRQACDAKLADPTAMVVATVDERGQPFQRIVLLKHYDEKGLVFYTNLGSRKAHQIENNPQISLLFPWHMLERQVMVIGKAERLSTLEVVKYFHSRPRDSQIGAWVSKQSSRISARGILESKFLELKQKFQQGEVPLPSFWGGFRVSIEQMEFWQGGEHRLHDRFLYQRDNGAWKIDRLAP, encoded by the coding sequence ATGTCTGATAACGACGAACTCCAGCAAATCGCGCATTTGCGCCGTGAATATACCCGTGGCGGTTTGCGTCGCCACGATCTTCCTGCTGAACCTCTGCCGCTGTTTGAGCGCTGGTTGCGTCAAGCCTGTGACGCGAAACTTGCCGACCCAACGGCTATGGTAGTTGCCACCGTTGATGAGCGTGGTCAACCCTTCCAGCGCATCGTCCTGTTGAAGCATTACGACGAAAAAGGGCTGGTGTTTTATACCAACCTGGGTAGCCGCAAAGCCCATCAGATTGAAAATAACCCGCAGATCAGCTTGCTTTTTCCATGGCATATGCTGGAGCGTCAGGTGATGGTGATCGGCAAAGCGGAACGTTTGTCGACGCTGGAAGTAGTGAAATATTTCCATAGCCGCCCGCGCGACAGCCAGATTGGCGCCTGGGTCTCTAAGCAGTCCAGCCGAATCTCCGCTCGCGGTATTCTGGAAAGTAAATTTCTCGAACTTAAACAAAAATTCCAGCAGGGCGAAGTGCCGCTGCCGAGTTTCTGGGGCGGCTTCCGCGTCAGCATTGAGCAGATGGAGTTCTGGCAGGGGGGGGAACACCGCCTGCATGACCGCTTTTTATACCAGCGCGATAATGGCGCCTGGAAAATAGACCGTCTGGCGCCGTAA
- the tyrS gene encoding tyrosine--tRNA ligase, whose protein sequence is MASSNLIKQLQERGLVAQVTDEEALAERLAQGPIALYCGFDPTADSLHLGHLVPLLCLKRFQQAGHKPVALVGGATGLIGDPSFKAAERKLNTEDTVQEWVDKIRKQVAPFLDFDCGDNSAIAANNYDWFGSMNVLTFLRDIGKHFSVNQMINKEAVKQRLNRDDQGISFTEFSYNLLQGYDFACLNKLHGVALQIGGSDQWGNITSGIDLTRRLHQNQVFGLTVPLITKADGTKFGKTEGGAVWLDPKKTSPYKFYQFWINTADADVYRFLKFFTFMDITEINALEEEDKNSGKAPRAQYVLAEQVTRLVHGEEGLEAAKRITESLFNGNLSDLSEADFEQLAQDGVPMIEMEKGADLLQALVDSELQPSRGQARKTVASNAVTINGEKQADPEYVFADSDRLFGRYTLLRRGKKNYCLVCWK, encoded by the coding sequence ATGGCAAGCAGTAACTTGATTAAACAATTGCAAGAGCGGGGGCTGGTAGCCCAGGTGACGGACGAGGAAGCGTTAGCAGAGCGACTGGCGCAAGGCCCGATCGCGCTCTATTGCGGCTTCGATCCTACCGCTGACAGCTTGCATTTGGGGCATCTTGTTCCATTGTTATGCCTGAAACGCTTCCAGCAGGCAGGTCATAAACCTGTGGCGCTGGTGGGCGGCGCAACCGGTCTGATTGGCGACCCAAGCTTTAAAGCCGCTGAGCGTAAGCTAAATACCGAGGATACCGTGCAGGAGTGGGTGGATAAAATCCGCAAACAGGTGGCCCCGTTCCTTGATTTTGACTGCGGCGACAATTCGGCGATTGCGGCGAACAACTATGACTGGTTTGGCAGCATGAACGTGCTGACCTTCCTGCGTGATATCGGTAAACACTTTTCTGTTAACCAGATGATTAACAAAGAAGCGGTGAAGCAGCGCCTGAATCGTGACGATCAGGGGATCTCCTTTACCGAGTTCTCTTACAACCTGCTGCAGGGGTACGACTTCGCCTGCCTGAACAAGCTGCACGGCGTGGCGCTGCAGATTGGCGGTTCAGACCAGTGGGGCAACATCACCTCCGGTATCGATCTGACCCGTCGTCTGCATCAGAACCAGGTGTTTGGCCTGACGGTTCCGCTGATCACCAAAGCAGATGGCACCAAATTCGGTAAAACCGAAGGCGGCGCGGTATGGCTGGATCCAAAGAAAACCAGTCCGTACAAATTCTACCAGTTCTGGATCAACACCGCGGATGCTGATGTCTATCGCTTCCTCAAGTTCTTCACTTTTATGGACATTACGGAAATCAATGCCCTGGAAGAAGAAGACAAAAACAGCGGTAAAGCGCCGCGCGCCCAGTATGTGCTGGCAGAACAGGTGACGCGTTTGGTTCACGGCGAAGAAGGGCTGGAAGCGGCGAAGCGCATTACCGAAAGCCTGTTCAATGGTAATCTGAGCGATCTGAGCGAAGCAGACTTCGAACAGCTGGCGCAGGATGGCGTGCCGATGATCGAAATGGAAAAAGGCGCCGATCTGCTGCAGGCATTGGTAGATTCCGAGCTGCAGCCGTCCCGCGGGCAGGCGCGTAAAACCGTCGCCTCTAACGCGGTTACCATCAACGGTGAAAAACAGGCCGATCCGGAATATGTTTTTGCCGACAGCGACCGTCTGTTTGGCCGCTACACCTTGCTGCGCCGTGGTAAGAAAAATTACTGCCTGGTGTGCTGGAAATAA
- the pdxY gene encoding pyridoxal kinase PdxY, which yields MKNILAIQSHVVFGHAGNSAAEFPMRRLGANVWPLNTVQFSNHTQYGKWTGCVMPPAHLTEIVQGIAAIDKLQTCDAVLSGYLGSAEQGEHILGIVRQVKAANPTAKYFCDPVMGHPEKGCIVAPGVAEFHVRYALPASDIIAPNLVELEILCGHPVASVNDAVAAARELIAQGPEVVLVKHLARAGLSMDRFEMLLVTADEAWHISRPLVDFGLRQPVGVGDVTSGLLLVKLLQGASLRDALEHVTAAVYEIMLTTKNMQEYELQVVAAQDRIAVPEHCFSATRL from the coding sequence ATGAAGAACATCCTCGCCATTCAGTCTCACGTTGTGTTTGGCCACGCCGGCAACAGTGCTGCCGAGTTTCCAATGCGTCGTCTGGGCGCCAATGTCTGGCCCCTGAATACCGTGCAGTTCTCCAATCATACGCAGTACGGCAAATGGACCGGCTGTGTCATGCCGCCGGCACACCTGACGGAGATCGTCCAGGGGATTGCCGCTATTGATAAGCTACAGACTTGTGACGCGGTACTGAGCGGTTATCTTGGCTCCGCTGAGCAGGGCGAGCATATCCTCGGTATCGTGCGTCAGGTAAAAGCGGCCAATCCGACGGCGAAGTATTTTTGCGACCCGGTGATGGGCCATCCCGAGAAAGGCTGCATTGTCGCGCCGGGCGTGGCGGAATTCCACGTGCGCTATGCGCTGCCGGCCAGCGATATTATTGCGCCGAATCTGGTGGAGCTGGAGATCCTGTGCGGTCATCCGGTCGCCAGCGTGAACGACGCGGTGGCGGCGGCGCGGGAGCTGATTGCCCAGGGCCCGGAAGTGGTATTAGTCAAGCATCTCGCCCGTGCGGGTCTGAGCATGGATCGTTTTGAGATGCTGCTGGTGACGGCTGATGAAGCCTGGCATATCAGCCGGCCGCTGGTGGATTTTGGCCTGCGTCAGCCGGTCGGTGTTGGCGATGTGACCAGCGGTTTGCTGCTGGTGAAACTGTTGCAGGGCGCCAGCCTGCGTGATGCGCTTGAGCACGTTACTGCCGCAGTTTATGAGATCATGTTGACCACCAAAAACATGCAGGAGTATGAACTACAGGTGGTGGCGGCGCAGGATCGCATCGCCGTGCCGGAGCATTGCTTCAGCGCCACCCGGCTGTAA
- the gstA gene encoding glutathione transferase GstA produces MKLFYKPGACSLASHIALRESGLDFTLQSVDLANKRLENGDDYLLINPKGQVPALLLDDEILLTEGVAIMQYIADQVPDRHLLAPVGTIARYQTLEWLNYVATELHKGFTPLFRPDTPEDYKPVARALLEKKLEYVDATLADKQWLTGHRFTIADGYLFTVLRWGYGIKLNMAAYGHIGSWMAQVAARPAVAAALAAEGVK; encoded by the coding sequence ATGAAACTGTTCTACAAACCCGGCGCCTGTTCCCTTGCCTCGCATATCGCCCTGCGCGAAAGCGGTCTGGACTTCACTTTACAGAGCGTTGATCTGGCCAACAAACGGCTGGAAAACGGGGATGACTATCTTCTGATCAACCCGAAAGGTCAGGTTCCGGCGCTGCTGCTGGATGATGAGATCCTGCTCACCGAGGGCGTGGCCATTATGCAGTACATTGCAGACCAGGTCCCGGATCGCCACCTGCTGGCACCGGTGGGCACCATTGCCCGCTACCAGACCCTGGAGTGGCTCAACTATGTGGCGACCGAGCTGCATAAAGGCTTTACCCCACTGTTCCGCCCTGACACCCCGGAGGACTATAAGCCTGTCGCCCGCGCCCTGCTGGAGAAGAAGCTCGAGTACGTTGACGCAACGCTGGCGGATAAACAGTGGCTGACCGGCCATCGCTTCACGATTGCCGATGGTTATCTGTTCACGGTGCTGCGTTGGGGCTACGGGATCAAGTTGAATATGGCTGCCTACGGTCATATCGGCAGCTGGATGGCGCAGGTGGCAGCGCGTCCAGCGGTGGCTGCTGCACTGGCGGCGGAAGGCGTAAAGTAA